A stretch of DNA from Desulfosarcina ovata subsp. ovata:
CCCCGTTTGTGTCAGATCATTCAGGTCGGTCCGAAAATGATCGGCGGGCTGCCCCGGGCGGCTTATATCTTCATGCCTTGCTTTCACTGTGAAAACCCCTGGTGCGTTGCCGCCTGTCCGACCGGTGCCATGCAGCAGCGCAACAGCGACGGGATTGTTTTTGTTGATCACAGCCTTTGTGTGGGCTGTAAAACCTGTATTTCGGCCTGCCCCTGGGGCGCTCCGCAATGGGATCCGGAAACCGGTAAGGTGGTTAAGTGTGACTACTGCATGGATCGCATTGACCAGGGATTGGAGCCGGCCTGCGTGACCACCTGTACCACCCAATGCCTGAAGTTCGGCAAGGTGGAGGATATGACTCAGATCCGCCGGGAGCGCCATGCCCAGACGGTGGCTTCGCTGGAGCATACCGCATTCTGAGGAAGCCTTTTTTTTCGATTTTCCTAGCACCCAATCCCCTCCCTCCAGGTCCCTCCGGGATTGTCCCGGAGGGACCACCCCTCTGACGCCCGGAGCTGAGACGATCTGTGCTTCGATGCGGTCGGGGGCATGGGCAAGGGCGGTTTTTGGGGCCAGCAAGAGGTCATGCAATGTCCAATAGCCAATGTCCGGTTACGGAAAGCATTCATTCTATCGATGAACTCATCGGCACTGGGGGGTTGAAGCACCCGCGCAGCCGGAGAATCGCCGAGGAGATCCACAGCCTGATGGATGACGTTGCCTGGGGGCGTGCCGGCGACGATCATCTGCCGGCGATTCGGGAGTTAATCCAGGATCTGATGCGCGGGAAGGACGAGCAGGAAGGCTATCGCCTGGGTCAGCACCTCCATCAGACGCTGACGACTCACGGTGAGGTGTTCGAAAGCCATGTCAAGACCCACAACTGCCCGACGGGAACCTGCGAATGGCTGACGCCGGCACCTTGTCAGATGGCGTGTCCGGCAGGAATCGACGTGCCCACCTATGTAACCTTGATCGGTCAGGGCCGGGATGCCGAGGCCATTGATGTGATCCGTCGCGACAATCCGTTTCCGTGGGTTTGCGGGCTGGTTTGCACCCGTCCCTGTGAGTTCATGTGTGTCCGCGGACGGATGGATACGCCGGTTTCCATCAAATTTCTCAAGGCCTTTGCCGCCGAGCGGGCCATGTCCGAGGGGACCTACCGGAATCCGGAAAAAGAGGCGGACAAGGGCAAGCGCATCTGCGTGATCGGTGCCGGCCCCGGGGGCTTGAGTGCGGCGTATTACCTGGCTCTCAAAGGCTACGGGGTCCATGTCATCGAAGCCCTGCCCATGGCCGGGGGGATGATCATGGTGGGCATTCCCCGATACCGGCTGCCCCGGGAGGTGATCGACCGGGAAGTGGCCATGCTGGAAGAGCTGGGGGTCACATTTGCCTTCAACACCCGCTTTGGTGTGGACGTGACCCTGGATGCACTGAAGTCCCAGGGTTATAATGCCTTTTTCTTTGCCATCGGCGCGCACAAAGCCTATAAACTGGGTATTCCGGGAGAGGACGATTTTCCCCAGACCATGGAGGCCATCGACCTGCTGCGTCGTGTGGCCCTGGGGGAGCGGCGCATGCCGGGAAAACAGGTGGTCGTCGTCGGTGGCGGGAACGTGGCCATTGATGCGGCCAGAACCTGCCTGCGGCTGGGGTGTCCCGAGGTGACCATTGCCTATCGCCGTACGCGCCATGAAATGCCGGCCGACGAGGAAGAGGTCGAGCAGGCCGAGGAAGAAGGCGTGCGCTTTTCGTTTCTTACCATTCCGGGCAAGATCGTGGGCCAGGATAACCGCATTACAGGGCTGCGCTGCGTCCGTGCCGAACTAGTCCAGCGGGAGGGCAGCAGCCGCATGTCTCCGGTACCTATTCTGGGAAGTGAGTACACGATGAACGCCGATGTGGTGATCAGTGCCATCGGTCAGAAGGTGGATCAGCTGTGCCTGGGGGAAATGAAAACCATGGGATGGACCCGGCGTGGTACCATTGACGTGAACATGGTGACGATGCAGACGTCTATCGACGGTGTGTTTGCCGCCGGCGATGCGGTGACCGGGCCGGCCACGGTGATCGAAGCCATCGGCGGGGGCAAGCGGGCGGCCGAGGCCATTGACCGCTACCTTCTTGGCATTCCCCAGCCACAGATGCCGCCGGTACCGGTGCGCAGGCGCCGTGAACCCTGTATTGAAGTTCCGGCCAGCACCAAAACCGTCATCAAGCGTCCGGTGATGGATATGCTCAACCTGGATCGTCGGCGAACCATGTTTCAGCAGGTGGAGCTGGGCTATACGGAAAACATGGTTCGTGAAGAGGCCCGCCGGTGTTTGCGTTGCGATATCTGCCGCCGCTGCGGCCGTTGTGTGGAGGTCTGTCGGGACAAAATGGGCATCAGTGCCCTGCAGTTGGGCTACCTGAATTTCGACCATCCCGGCCCCACGGATCTGCGCATTACCGAGGAACGCTGCATTACCTGTGGTGCCTGCGCAGCCAATTGCCCCACCGGTGCCATGCGCATCGAGGATCGGGGAGATGAGCGGCTGTTGCTGCTGTGCGGTACGATTCTGAACCGGCAAAAGCTTGTTTTCTGCGATTCCTGCGGTAAGGCCATGGGGCCACGCAAATATCTTGATTTCATCAACAAGCGTGTCAAATCAGTTGGCAATGCGTCTGAACAAGTTTTGGTTTGCGAGGATTGCGCCCGAAAAAAGAGCGCCCGGTTTAATGTGGATACGCTGCCGGTCTGAGAGACTGTTTGAGATTCGAAAGGGGAACGACCATGGTTTTTCGAAGGGGACAGAAGGTCGAAGTGTACCAGGCGAGCAAGGATGAGAGTTGGGAAGATTACATGGATCGGTTTATCGGTCTGCACGGAATCATCACGGATCCGGATACCGCCATCAATGATCCCGATGCCCTGGTGGAGGTGAGCCTGGACGGCAAGGGGACCCACCGCCTGCCCCAGGATTGCCTGCGGCCCATCGATTCGTAAACCAGGATCCAGGCGTCAGGGTCAGGATCCGGAAAAAGGAGCAATTTTCGCCATGCGGGTTCAGGATGTGATGAAACAGAAGCGCCGGAAGGTCCACACCATTCCGGTTGAGCGGACCGCCGAGGACGCCATTGTCCAGATGACCGAAAGTGGTACATCGGCCCTGATCGTCATGGGCGGAGACCGGCCCGTGGGCATTTTTACCGAGCGGGACGTGCTACGTTGTCATGTGGCCTGGCGGGGCCGCCTGTTCCGTGAAATGCCGCTTCGGGAGGCAATGACCCATAAGCTGATCGTAGCCCAACCCGATGATCTGGTGAGCAGCGCCATGGCCATGATGATCAAGGCCGATATCCGGCATCTGCCGGTGGTGGAGGATCAGTGCATCAACGGTATGCTCGCCATTTCCGATCTGGTCAAGCATCATGTGGGTGAATTGACCGCCGAACTCCATTACCTTCAGGAATATATTACCGATCTTCAGGACGCCGTACAGGATTAGACGATGATCAATATAATTATCGACGGCACTGCCTATCCGGCAGAAGAGGGACAGACCGCACTCGAGGTGGCCCGTAAAAACAATATCAATATTCCCACCCTGTGCTATCACCCGGCATTGAAGCCTTCCGGGGCATGCAAGCTCTGCGCGGTGGAAATGACCGGTCGAACCGGTGGTCGCCAGATTGCCATGCTCTCTTGCATCCTCAAGGTTTCGGAGGGCCTGGAAATCAAAACCACGGGACCCATCGTGGATGCGGCCCGGACCAAGGCGTTTAAGAATTTGTTGCGCATGGCTCCCCAATCCGCGCGCTTGCGCCGCATGGCCGCCGAGTACGGGGTGGACCTGGGCGCACCGCCGGATGGCTGTGTGCGCTGTCGGCTGTGTATCCGGGTATGCAAGGAAATCGTGGGAGCCGGCGCGCTCAAAATGAAGAAGATCGACGGCGTGCCGTTTGTCACGCCCGAACCGGATCGCTGTATCGGCTGCGGTACCTGCGCCAACCTTTGTCCCACCGGTGCGATCCGGGTGGAAGACAACGAGAATGTCCGATCGATCCTGATTCGCGGCGAGACCATCGGCAAGCATCCGCTGGAACGTTGCCAAGGGTGTGGCCGCTGGTTCGCGACGACCCGCTTCATGCACTTTATCGAGCAGCGTACCGCGCCTCACCCCCACGTCAAGGAGAGCCATATCTACTGCCCGACCTGCGCCAAGCTGTTTTCCGACCGCACCCGGGCTGCCGCCGAACATTCGATCAAAGTGCTCATGCCCGGCCACTAAGTGATTTCAAATTTGAAATTTGAGATTTGAAATCGGCGCCATTCGCGGTTTCGAATAAAAAACGCCCCTTCCAAATGGGAAAGGGCGTTTTTTATTCGAACTTAATTGCGACTGGCGCCTACACTTCCAGCCAGGAGTCAGAGTACAGGGTCTTGCCAAGGATGACATCCACGGTTTTGGCGTAGTCCAAAAGCTCCTTGGAGAGACTTCCGCGATCGGGCTCGGTGCCGTCCAGCATGCCGTAGATCAGGTCGATGATATCCTGACGCTCGCCCTTGCAGATGGCGGTCTGCTTTTCATCCCGCGGATCGGTAATGATCGATTCCATGCCGCATTTCATCAGCATCACGGTGTAAGTCTGGTTGATGATGGGGCGCAGGTGATCGGGCGGTCCATTGGAAATGTTGGACAGGCCGCAGGTGCTGCGGGCGCCCGGTGCCATATCCGGAATCATTTTCTGGAACTCCATCAGGCTGATGGCCTGGGGTTGCTGAAT
This window harbors:
- a CDS encoding 4Fe-4S dicluster domain-containing protein; this encodes MSKYYLFQDTKKCIGCHACEVQCKANKNLPIGPRLCQIIQVGPKMIGGLPRAAYIFMPCFHCENPWCVAACPTGAMQQRNSDGIVFVDHSLCVGCKTCISACPWGAPQWDPETGKVVKCDYCMDRIDQGLEPACVTTCTTQCLKFGKVEDMTQIRRERHAQTVASLEHTAF
- a CDS encoding FAD-dependent oxidoreductase: MSNSQCPVTESIHSIDELIGTGGLKHPRSRRIAEEIHSLMDDVAWGRAGDDHLPAIRELIQDLMRGKDEQEGYRLGQHLHQTLTTHGEVFESHVKTHNCPTGTCEWLTPAPCQMACPAGIDVPTYVTLIGQGRDAEAIDVIRRDNPFPWVCGLVCTRPCEFMCVRGRMDTPVSIKFLKAFAAERAMSEGTYRNPEKEADKGKRICVIGAGPGGLSAAYYLALKGYGVHVIEALPMAGGMIMVGIPRYRLPREVIDREVAMLEELGVTFAFNTRFGVDVTLDALKSQGYNAFFFAIGAHKAYKLGIPGEDDFPQTMEAIDLLRRVALGERRMPGKQVVVVGGGNVAIDAARTCLRLGCPEVTIAYRRTRHEMPADEEEVEQAEEEGVRFSFLTIPGKIVGQDNRITGLRCVRAELVQREGSSRMSPVPILGSEYTMNADVVISAIGQKVDQLCLGEMKTMGWTRRGTIDVNMVTMQTSIDGVFAAGDAVTGPATVIEAIGGGKRAAEAIDRYLLGIPQPQMPPVPVRRRREPCIEVPASTKTVIKRPVMDMLNLDRRRTMFQQVELGYTENMVREEARRCLRCDICRRCGRCVEVCRDKMGISALQLGYLNFDHPGPTDLRITEERCITCGACAANCPTGAMRIEDRGDERLLLLCGTILNRQKLVFCDSCGKAMGPRKYLDFINKRVKSVGNASEQVLVCEDCARKKSARFNVDTLPV
- a CDS encoding CBS domain-containing protein, with translation MRVQDVMKQKRRKVHTIPVERTAEDAIVQMTESGTSALIVMGGDRPVGIFTERDVLRCHVAWRGRLFREMPLREAMTHKLIVAQPDDLVSSAMAMMIKADIRHLPVVEDQCINGMLAISDLVKHHVGELTAELHYLQEYITDLQDAVQD
- a CDS encoding 2Fe-2S iron-sulfur cluster-binding protein — encoded protein: MINIIIDGTAYPAEEGQTALEVARKNNINIPTLCYHPALKPSGACKLCAVEMTGRTGGRQIAMLSCILKVSEGLEIKTTGPIVDAARTKAFKNLLRMAPQSARLRRMAAEYGVDLGAPPDGCVRCRLCIRVCKEIVGAGALKMKKIDGVPFVTPEPDRCIGCGTCANLCPTGAIRVEDNENVRSILIRGETIGKHPLERCQGCGRWFATTRFMHFIEQRTAPHPHVKESHIYCPTCAKLFSDRTRAAAEHSIKVLMPGH